The following nucleotide sequence is from Plasmodium sp. gorilla clade G2 genome assembly, chromosome: 11.
ACTCTTATATGATTTTCAAAACGAAAATGatattaaagatatataggtatatgttttttttttttttttttttttttttttcttggctagctatataaagaattgtttttattactATGTTATtggttaatatattaaaataataggaactttcttttattaataaaataatgaattttttaaacAGGAAAAAATGCactacacatatatatatattatatagatttaaattcaacatataaataatacgcagataattaaaaagaagattaacatatatatatatatatatatatttatatttatatgtgtattttcCTATATTTTACAAAACAGCATACATTTGAACTATTCAATTGCCTTATAAGgttcttttcatatattatttattaatttaactactctttatattttttcattttaaatatataaataatataaatatatttttttttataataatcttattaaattttattttctcagTTTTCAAAAATTTCatcaaataaatttttatcagACATATGCTTgtcaaataatttatataaaatcatcacagaaaataaaaagtaataataaagtaTAATTTATTACACTTATAAAAGggtcatattatatatatatatatatatatataatacttacTATTTTAGGAAGGaataaagaacaaaaataaaatattaaccacattataacaaatgatggtacataataatgacacctctttttatatttttataataatatatttattttctatattgaataataatattaaaataatttcaaaGGGTTTTTATtctctttaatttttttatatttccaaatatgaaaaataatacatttttgtaTGAtggttttttttatattttgaaattaattcttcttataaaaaattaatatattatttttttatatggaaaaaaaaaaatatataataccttCAAAATTAAAGGAATTCCActacaatatataattataatataatatatatgatatataattatatttcatataatatttttatttatctaaacaaaaagaaaaaaaaaaattttatatatataatcacatTAATTAGTAAGcacttataaataatattaatatatatatatataaatcactttatatatattaatattacataattttatttattattaaattttaataaaatgaaatattcgAAAAAACAGTAATAaaactttatttttataattttataatatatatatattatatatatatataaatttaaatgattatattatatatatgatttaatatatttatattttttacaaaatatctgatactatatctttttttcaCCACAATATATGTATCTctcaaaagaaaaatatatatgtaataatataaatatagtaaTAACCACTGTTAACACTaatagggaaaaaaaaatatatacaaatgaataaataaataaatatatatatatatatataataaaggatactttaatattattatatgatattaagcagcaaaaaacaatattgttataataatataaaatataaaatatttatttatatattatacatctatacatatatatatatatatatatataatatgtaatattttatatatattatttttatttataaggttaaaaaaaaaaaaaaaaaaaaaaaagaaagttataatattatttatatatatattaatataaatatatatatatatatttaccaagtattatgttttattctcatatatatattaagaaaaaaaataataacatgtattaaaaaaaaattatattaataaaaattaagaacATATTATaactaataaaatatatatataaataaaatactatataatattatatatatataatatgtatataaatatttttatatataatatactcaTAATAATTTGATAAACAATAAAATCTGTGGAacgattttatattttatattttatatttttatattttatttttttctcattttttatttgttaataaataaaaaaaaaaaaaaaaaagaaggaaatatatatttttttttttttaatttcaattTTCTAAAGTTTtccataaaatataattttctaatatatatattatatatatatatatattttttaatttgtaaaataaaaatttaaacctttttaaatttttaagaaaagtttttttttttttaataactttatcattattatataatatataaaaatgggaAGGAAATCAACCATTAAGCCAGCCACAGGAATAGCaggtaaatatatttaaagaattgaggaaaaaaaaaaaaaaagaatgaaaatttataagtatatatataatatatatatataataataatatgtacattttatatgttgTTTTACATcttagtatatattttttttttaatatattacattgtatatatatacccatatgttatgaaaaaaaaaacgttacatttatttttatttttttttattccctCTTTATAGTTGGATTTAATAGTGGACATGTTGTAACAAAGagaaatttaaaattaaataaaaaaaagaaaccattttctaaaagaaaagaattgATAAAAGATGTAGTTAGAGAAATTACTGGATTTAGTccatatgaaaaaagaataattgaATTGATAAAAATAGGTACATCTGCTTCTACTAAAAGAAGTTTAAAATACGCTAAAAAAAAGTTAGGAACCCATAAAAGAGGAAAAGCTAAGAGAGAAGAAATTCAAAAAGTTGTTATATTACAAAGAAGAAAAGCTGCTGAAAaacattaaaagaaaaaagaaaatatgcccatatttaatgttttttttttatatccagATAATTTTGTGTATTaatctaatatattaatcatgttttataaaaacattgtatatttataataaaatatatttttattaaatgtatatattgatatagaTAGATAtagaattttttataatttattattattttcttatattcaatttttttttttttttttattattaacattttgaaattaatatatttatattaaaatatatatatatatataagtacatttttatgtaactatatatatatatatgtgtgtattttttttttttttttttttttttttttttaaacttcATAATTACTATATGCCAACAGCTAAAATGAAAACATTTTGACAActtttgttatttatttatttatttatttattttttttttcattaatcattatgtaaataagaaaaaggaatttttttcttttttattttgaagcatataataaaatgagaataacatatatatattatataatatgtatgtgtAATATTTCATGCAAAATATCGTAGGTTAAATAAAacaagatatatatatatcatgccataaatttatatgaacaattaaaaataaaaaattttttattttcgaTATAAgtgatttaatattattgccttattattattttattatatttctttcaattattcaaaataataatttattatggttatcttttaaaaagtcgttttttttttttttttttttttttctttttttttttctttctttttttttttggggtggaattaaaagaaaactGGCTATTTCATAATTGGAAgtacaacatatatataaaaatgaaaaagggGCTAATAGAAACAGGAGTggtaaaaatttttaagataacaaaaaaaataagaaaataagaagatacacatataaatatattgtacatatatatatatatatatatttgtatttatgtatgtatattatatatatttctttttttgtattgttaaatggattatataaaattttaaatatttttaatatatatatatatataaacatataaaaagtaaatgataataaatgtggatatatcatcatatatatatatatatatatatatatatatataatatatgtcatgtactatattttttttttttttttgtctctTCCGTAGAAAGTATCCTTTGGTTTTTTGGGCgttttatactttttttatttgaaacgATTTGTCACACAAGAATGGGATATATATCAagtaaagaaaaaagaaagagaTATTAGCatgaataaaattaaaattctTGAGGATAATGAAAATGTCAAATGTATTTTAGACGaggaaagaaataaaaagaaatatattagaaCGTTTGACTATAAGGATGGCAGATgacaaattattatatacatatatataatatatatataatatatatatatttatatttttagacTATGCAACTTAAATTAtagtttctttttattttattaaatatatttttaccattaatatttattgtatGAATATTCAAAACATACAacagaacaaaataaaataaaataaaatacagaaatattaaaaatgttagctataattatttgttatatttgtatgtatGAATATACTTAAAACAACATTTACTATAAATTAACATCTACATATGTATTtctatgtatgtatttttttttttatttaaattttttttattttttttttcaaatatatgaaatataaacaataaatataattgttataataataattatgtatacatattatatatatatatatattatagtatatatattttttttttttttcttcttttttttgtttattttaaaagatttaaaaaatatacgcacacaaaatgaaatgataaaaatgcaCGAATTTGAATcgcaaataaaaattaaaataaaatattatatatattatatataatatattatattatatatatataatatatatatatatatttatttatttatttatatggcAAACTATAtgtactaaaaaaaaaaaaaaaaaaatacataatattttagatatatattatatatatatatatatatatataatatatatataaaaaaaaatatatttttaatttttttaaaatattgatGGGTCCATATGTgcatatgaataattatgaaCAGAAATACTTCataaaagaagataataaaaatattttttactgCACggaaatacatattttttttaacaacaaaatatattatatgttgtatgaaaaaatatatatatatatatattatatatatatatatattttattgaaatattataatattcaaaagaaaaatatataaataaatatatataaatatatatatatatatattttttttttttatatgttatattttatttataatatgttatgCCCTTCCGCAATATAATATCCTTTtgtttatttacatatttcaactgttatattattaataatcaatattattgtttttgtttgaatgtataataaaaacataaatttaaaattttgtttttaaatgTGTGCATAGCTCTTGTTTCTGTTCAACCATTAACAAATTAgtagtaaaaaaatatgcatatataaattttcttttttttttttttttgtttttttatttttttatttttttttgcttgattttttcttttcattttttttttttttttcgtcaTACCCTTTTGTGATATGTGAAACTATATAAAGaacagataaaaaaaaaaaaaaaaaaaaaaaaaaaaaaaatggtaaACAACAGTACTCAGAATAACGAAAAATTTTCGCTCTTTTCAACAAGTGTTATTTTAGAAAATGGGAAGAATTTagtaaatgtaaaaaatgaaaaattagaagaatacaattttataaatagtaTGACAAATCCGCAAGTGACATTTAATGCCAAGAAAACAAAAggttttttaatattacagttatttttatatggttATTTAAATAGAATAAGTTCTTTTAGatcaaataaagataaagatCTTATGTatccatatttaaaaatattactagataaagaagaaatatatagaagTCGAATATTAGATAATTCTATGAATATATGGAATGAAACTATAGATATTGAAATACATTATATTAAGAGTATCATAGAAATACAATTATATGATATGGATGAAACTGAAGGAGTTGTTGAAGATGAATATATTGGTAGTGCTTTTATTGATATAATgaatttaaaatttaatacaaaatatgatatgattttaaaatatttagatAATAAAACGGCAATTATAAAGGACCCTTATTTtcataaacaaaataaaaaggtcACCTcagaaaataaaaggaagaaaagtataaatattatgaataatacaggaaatattaatagtaatagtaataatagtaataataatagtaataataataataatagtaataataatagtaataataatactaataataatagtaataataataccaataataatagtaataataataacaacaatattgacaatataaatgataacaaatgtagtataaataaatatatcaatgattataatgttcgaatatttattaaacttCTTAGTAAGAATGACTAcagtatttttttcttacatttatataaggTTACTTCTttgaattataaatatatatgcagaaaaaatgaaatattagataatgaattaaatgtgaatttattatatgaaaatattaaaacaattaaattaaattttgatATGATATGGTTACCTTTCTTTTCTATAATATCTAATTTTTCTTCATGGCAAAAACCATTATATTCCTTATTCTTtgtaacatattttttcttatctttctttttttcaaaatatttcatCTCTTTTCTCTTACTTTTTTTAAGTCTAATTCTATTTATTATAGTTTCTATTATAAGAGAATGTGACCGCATACAAAGACACTCCAACATGGCTCAAtcgataaataaaaatatcaagttacaaagaaataaaagcctgaattatttttataaaacagACAGtttaaacaataataatctTAATGATGATATGAATAGAATCTATAATAACAATGAGTCTTTTACCTACTGGAGGAGGGTCAGGCGAAGCATATACcaaaatatacaatataaagattatttaaataataagaaaaaaaagacaacATCGCAAAAAGattatgaagaaataaatgataacTATTGTagttataatgatgatgatgaggATGATCATTATAATGATCAGAGTGATGAGAGCGATCAAAGtgatgaaataaaagataataatgaaaaaaaatatgaagaaaatgaagaaaccaaatcaaaaaaacaaaaaaaaaaagacgttacaaataataaaaatgataatgatattatattagataataataataataataatatgattagTCAGAgtgataattatgatgatatgGATAATACTAGTGAAAGTGGAACATTTACAGATTCCTCATTAAATAATGCAAGTACTAatgaatatgataattatagcTCTAATTCAGTTAGTAATTCAGAGGATAATCTATTAAATGAAAGTAATAAAAGTGAGAAAAAACAAATCAAGGATGATAATaagaatgaaaaatatgataaatatgataaaaatgaaaagaatgaaaagaatatttctttaaaGAATATGAAACCCActcaaaaaatgaataaatatgacaatatatatgaaaataataataataaatataatagtaGTACTAgtagtaatatttataacaattactatattgatgataatgttaaagataataatttagaagattctaataatgatgatagtAGTGCTCTTAATTATactgatgatgaaaatgtgGATccagaaaataatttatctgTTATTAGAActtttataagaaatataattgatgataatattataaataatataaaatatattcattattttatatattgttttactAAATGGTCacaattattcttttttattctaAGGAAATTTGGATACTTTCTAGTTATATTAACCCTACTTACATGTGGTcttagtatatatttttatcctaTCATTGTCAGAATATTAAGAACTATAATTTTCTTATGTGGATTTGTAATATtgacatataattttaaaccTATGAATATTTTCTATAGGTTTATATCATGTTTacatgaatattattatttagaaagaaaaagaagacgtaccaatatttataattatgactagtaataaaaataaatatatatttattattactattaaaaaaaaaaaattttttttttttttttttccttttaattcatattttaattgAAAAGGGTTttgataaaaatgttataataaatatttgttattattatataagatttaaaaatttatgtaCACACaagtatttaaaaaattcaaccatttctttcttttttttttttttttttttttactgtcacaaaatggatataattatatatatatatatatatatatatatattatatatatgtattatttttattgtgtCAAATTTTAAGTTGATATATCACATTTTTAATAActatatatcaatatgtatatacccataataaataatttgtttcctatgtgtttataaaattatatatttatgttttcctttttatttttccttttttttttttttttttttttttgtgtaagGAAACAAAGATTATTCATTAAAttggatataaaaaaaagtatatatttagtaaatatatgatatataatataatataatatatataaccaaatcataatttttgtttatgttctttattcaaatattaatattgatattaatcattcattttaaaataatcacaatattattatatatatatgttttttttttttttttttatttaataaattcattacatttaagaaaaaactcttatttttataaattaattcatAAAATACATGAAGCAGTTTGATCATAAAGATAAGAATAAATCACAACTGAAGGTTATATAAGGATCataagggaaaaaaaaattattttttttatttttaaatattttaatatgttcaaataaaaaaataaaccatttatatatatttttatcaataagatatatatataaaagaaaaacttataaatatggaaatataattataatattatattatttgttttaaatatataattatatataaaatatacatatatttatataatatatatataagcgcataaatttatatacgaacagaattttcttttttactgattcaaaaaaaaaaaaaaaagagaaaaaccatatttatatggatataatatttttaaagtatagaaaaaaataatatatatattcatttatattaatgaaaaagCTAActgtattataatttattaaaaaaaaaaatatatattagattATATCTCAattaaataacaatataaattCATCCATggtattttgatatataaaaataaataaataaatatttatatatatatatatattaccatTTATACATTAtgatttcaaaaaaatagatatatacaattaatgtatttatatatatatattcatttaaattatttagtaaaagatatttttattaattctaatatatagatttttcattataataatattatatatatacatatatatattattttttttgttaaacaaaataaataaaaatgtatataaaaaccTGACCTTTGTAATCTTTCTTTGATTACttcattttcctttttttttttgttaatttttttatatatatataatatatatattactacaTAATAAGATTATAAGACAATGATTACTAAAAGGTAAaagtaataattttttaaagtataatattatataaatttttaataaaatgcaTTTGTAAagtttataaatatacttGTCGATCGTaagttattaaaaaaaaaaaaaataaataaataaaaataaataaaaaataaacaaaaatattataacataaatatcatatcatataatataatatttttttatattaaggtttttttttttttttttttttttttttttttaacgcCACCTcaacttatatataaattgatatataagagcaaaaaaaaaaaaaaatttatgatattttaaaaaatggatTTGACGTCGTTAAAAAATgacatgaaaaaaaatataaaaaatgatgtatttaaaaatatcagtattaataataataaagtaaAATTTGAACCATTTGGAAAACCACCACCAGGATATATTCCAGGTAAAGGGAGAGGAGTAACAGGATTTTCAGGAGGTGTGAGTAGAGATGATACAACAGATGATAAAGATAAGAATGATTATTCAGATTTTAATTATGATGAATTTCATGGATATTCTGAATCATTATTTAAAGATACTGaatatgatgaagaagataaagaagctgatgaaatatatgataagATTGATTCTCTTATGGATATTCGAAGAAAAAGTAGAAGAGAAAATAAActtaaagaagaaatatcaAAAATGAGAGCAAAAAAACCAACCATACAACAACAATTTAGTgatcttaaaaaaaatcttGCTAATGTTACTGTAGAAGAATGGGAATCTATTCCAAATGTTTTACAATATTCATctaaacaaaaacaaaaaaaagttcaaaaaaattatttaccTGCTCCGGATTCTTTAATTATGAGTAGAATTAATGAATCTAATATGCatcttaattttaataattctgtATCAAATCAAAGTGGTCTTAAGACACCTATTGGTTTAGGTTATCAATCCTCATTAGGTGTTCAAACTCCATTAGGTTTAAGAACTCCATATGGATTACAAAATTCTTTAAGTGGTCTACAAACACCATTAATTGGTATGCAAACACCATATATGAAAAgttcttcttcattatttggTATAGATACacctttaataaataataatgtcaAATCAAATATGTCTATTAGTGGTTTGAATACCCCATTTACTTTATCAGGTTATAATACACCCCTGAACGCATCAAATATTAGCGGTTATAATACTCCCTTGCTTAATAATACACACAAATTATCATTAAACGATCTAGGAGAAGCAAGGGGAACTGTATTATCAGTTAAATTAGATGAACTTATAGATAATGTAGAAGGTCAGACTGTTATAGATCCTAAGGGATATCTAACAAATTTAAATGCAAGCAGTTTAATTAATGATGCAGATATAgctgatataaataaagctAGATCATTATTAAAATCTGTTATAAGCACTAATCCAAAACATGGTCCTGGGTGGATAGCAGCTGCACGTATAGAAGAATTAGCTCAAAGAAAGGATAAAGctaaagaaataattatgaaaggATGTATGGTATGttcaaaaaatgaagatatatgGTTAGAAGCTGTTAGACTAGAAGACAAATTAAGTGAGGTAAAAATTATTCTAGCTAAAGCTATCAAACATATACCAACATCAGTTAAATTATGGTTAGAAGCAtataagaaagaaaaaaatgtagaTGATAAAAGAAAGGTACTACGTAAAGCTATAGAATGTATACCTAATTCAGTGAAATTATGGAAAGAAGCTATTTCtctagaaaatgaaaataatgcatatatattattaaaaagagCAGTTGAATGTATACCTCAATCTATTGAAATGTGGATAGCTTTAGCTCGATTATGCACATATACTGAAGCACAAAAAGTTTTGAATGAagcaagaaaaaaaataccaACAAGTGCAGAAATATGGATTAATGCATCACAATTAGAAGAAAAAcaaggaaatataaaaatggtagatattattattaaaagatgTATAGAAAATCTATCTTCAAAAAATGTTATCTTTGATAGAGATAAGTGGATAAAATTTGCTGAAGAATGTGAACAATCAAAATTTACTCATACCTGTGAAAGTATTATAAGAAATACTATGCATATAGGAGTAGaaacattaaataaaaaaaggatatataaaCAAGATGCTCAAAattgtattaataataaatcgaTACATACTGCAAGAgctatatataatgaagcattaaaaatatttaaatcgAAAAAATCATTATGGCTAGCATTAGC
It contains:
- a CDS encoding 60S ribosomal protein L36; protein product: MGRKSTIKPATGIAVGFNSGHVVTKRNLKLNKKKKPFSKRKELIKDVVREITGFSPYEKRIIELIKIGTSASTKRSLKYAKKKLGTHKRGKAKREEIQKVVILQRRKAAEKH
- a CDS encoding pre-mRNA-processing factor 6, putative; the protein is MDLTSLKNDMKKNIKNDVFKNISINNNKVKFEPFGKPPPGYIPGKGRGVTGFSGGVSRDDTTDDKDKNDYSDFNYDEFHGYSESLFKDTEYDEEDKEADEIYDKIDSLMDIRRKSRRENKLKEEISKMRAKKPTIQQQFSDLKKNLANVTVEEWESIPNVLQYSSKQKQKKVQKNYLPAPDSLIMSRINESNMHLNFNNSVSNQSGLKTPIGLGYQSSLGVQTPLGLRTPYGLQNSLSGLQTPLIGMQTPYMKSSSSLFGIDTPLINNNVKSNMSISGLNTPFTLSGYNTPLNASNISGYNTPLLNNTHKLSLNDLGEARGTVLSVKLDELIDNVEGQTVIDPKGYLTNLNASSLINDADIADINKARSLLKSVISTNPKHGPGWIAAARIEELAQRKDKAKEIIMKGCMVCSKNEDIWLEAVRLEDKLSEVKIILAKAIKHIPTSVKLWLEAYKKEKNVDDKRKVLRKAIECIPNSVKLWKEAISLENENNAYILLKRAVECIPQSIEMWIALARLCTYTEAQKVLNEARKKIPTSAEIWINASQLEEKQGNIKMVDIIIKRCIENLSSKNVIFDRDKWIKFAEECEQSKFTHTCESIIRNTMHIGVETLNKKRIYKQDAQNCINNKSIHTARAIYNEALKIFKSKKSLWLALANLELAHGKREDVDEVLHRAVQNCPHSSVLWLMLAKQKWLNNEIDKAREILAESFVHNQNAEVISLAAIKLERENNEFDRARFLLKKSRVQCNTPKIWMQSVQLERLLRNYKEAKYLAHEALKIHKNFDKLYMIAGQIELEMYRYANDVELNETSDKASINNDHDESKLGDMKDNKINTKDTTTKGYGTNNNGSNSNSCMPNDISKDISNEQNGGNKNFKNKKEEEYINLDNDPYKNAQKIYEEGLKYCASSINLWICAIDLQIEKKNYTGARALTEKAKIKIKYLNSFNNNSHILKSKEIIETNEQMYDTHDDEYNNLNKNMDGSKSVNNTGSNISKSKNELEKKSSVNNNAYVKVIENYDLLWLKLIEIELCCNNKNLNPIISEALKECPSSGILWSKAIELENKNLQNSKSVSAFNHCGNNAYVILAVAKLFWINFKIQKARKWFYRVINLSPHFGDGWATFLAFEIDQQNEINQKDIINKCIKAEPNRGYLWNKITKRVENWRLKYPQKLYKYIKDLYPHVLNKKISDPIWKIITDENVDTSYLLTNQEKDTEKKDECNESVENEKQYQEETNDVEEEDTEKDSKEDHKSESNEKDTMKNKRKDIGTNEEEKDKKKKKK